Proteins encoded together in one Variovorax paradoxus window:
- a CDS encoding type VI secretion system tube protein Hcp has translation MSMTSNGVPDPDDALRMLDLALGAASGCDLVMMIENAGSPIEGELARQFEDGKPRMEIAGYFCGGHQHTQSGRAAAARTLSNFIVVRRTDAATASIASMLRVNAEAGKVIVGIYKSGGDLKSTEAQPMLEFTMEKVRVTSHMMLTNSVLGAPTEIISFAFRRFTIRSAPQKNTGARGAVRECVFESAE, from the coding sequence ATGTCCATGACTTCCAACGGAGTCCCCGATCCCGACGACGCGCTGCGCATGCTCGACCTGGCGCTGGGAGCGGCAAGCGGCTGCGACCTCGTGATGATGATCGAGAACGCGGGCAGCCCCATCGAGGGCGAGCTGGCGCGCCAGTTCGAAGACGGCAAGCCGCGCATGGAAATTGCCGGCTACTTTTGCGGCGGTCACCAGCACACGCAGTCCGGCCGCGCCGCCGCGGCGCGCACCTTGTCCAACTTCATCGTGGTGCGCCGCACCGATGCGGCCACGGCCTCCATCGCGAGCATGTTGCGGGTCAATGCAGAAGCCGGCAAGGTGATCGTCGGCATCTACAAGTCGGGCGGCGACCTCAAGTCGACCGAGGCCCAGCCCATGCTGGAGTTCACCATGGAGAAGGTGCGCGTGACCAGCCACATGATGCTCACCAACAGCGTGCTGGGCGCACCCACCGAGATCATCAGCTTCGCGTTCAGGCGCTTCACCATCAGATCGGCGCCGCAAAAGAACACCGGCGCCCGCGGCGCGGTGCGCGAGTGCGTCTTCGAGTCCGCCGAGTGA
- the tssG gene encoding type VI secretion system baseplate subunit TssG: MRNTPDSVAVRVDNALREWSAEPWAFDYFAVLRRLESIAGTTPRWGRALLPNAEPVRVGQEPSLSFAPASFSRFEAATAYSPPRLRQHFFSYIGPNGPLPVHLSDFIRERSINHGDPTWLAFLDSFSHRFSLHFYRAWAQSRPAVALDRPGEDRFRLQVGALVGIGTPGRIGRDEVHDDARLHFSGRLARRVHNAEGVEAVLCSYFGVPFRLERWVGHWMSLPTGELTRLGQGETSRSMGMGAMLGTRAWDRQHRVRLHVGPLTLEQYRMFLPIGDAQPVLQRWMQQLLGDELEWDAQLALQGAQVPPTRLGQAKGNAPRLGWIAWLGQRPRPRDAADVRIASQPAGAGRRSAELPLQ; the protein is encoded by the coding sequence GTGCGGAACACGCCAGATTCTGTAGCGGTGCGGGTCGACAACGCGCTGCGCGAATGGTCGGCCGAGCCGTGGGCTTTCGATTACTTCGCGGTGCTGCGGCGGCTGGAGTCGATTGCCGGCACCACGCCGCGCTGGGGCCGTGCGCTGCTGCCCAATGCAGAGCCGGTGCGCGTGGGACAAGAGCCTTCGCTTTCCTTTGCGCCCGCGAGCTTCAGCCGCTTCGAGGCGGCCACCGCTTATTCGCCGCCGCGGCTGCGCCAGCACTTCTTCAGCTACATCGGTCCCAACGGTCCGCTGCCCGTGCACCTGAGCGACTTCATTCGCGAGCGCAGCATCAACCATGGCGATCCCACGTGGCTCGCCTTTCTCGACAGCTTTTCGCATCGCTTCTCGCTGCACTTCTACCGGGCCTGGGCGCAGTCGCGGCCGGCCGTGGCGCTCGACCGGCCGGGCGAAGACAGGTTCAGGCTGCAGGTTGGGGCGCTGGTCGGCATCGGCACGCCGGGGCGCATCGGCCGCGACGAGGTGCACGACGACGCGCGCCTGCATTTTTCGGGTCGGCTCGCACGGCGCGTGCACAACGCCGAAGGTGTGGAGGCGGTGCTGTGCAGCTACTTCGGCGTGCCGTTCAGGCTGGAGCGCTGGGTCGGCCACTGGATGAGCCTGCCCACCGGCGAGCTCACGCGGCTCGGCCAGGGCGAGACCTCGCGCTCGATGGGCATGGGCGCCATGCTCGGCACCCGCGCCTGGGACCGGCAGCACCGCGTGCGCCTGCACGTGGGCCCGCTCACGCTCGAGCAGTACCGCATGTTTCTTCCCATCGGCGACGCGCAGCCCGTGCTGCAACGCTGGATGCAGCAGCTGCTCGGCGACGAGCTCGAGTGGGACGCGCAGCTTGCATTGCAAGGCGCACAGGTGCCGCCCACGCGCCTTGGCCAGGCAAAAGGCAACGCGCCGCGCCTTGGATGGATCGCGTGGCTCGGGCAAAGGCCACGCCCCCGCGATGCGGCCGACGTGCGCATTGCGAGCCAGCCGGCCGGTGCAGGCCGGCGATCGGCCGAGCTACCACTTCAATAA
- a CDS encoding caspase family protein, with amino-acid sequence MTIAARLMLLLVLFATGGNAAAVQRALLVGVSELVNQPQVLWLQAPRNDVMLMRQTLMKQGFAPADITMLADGVAGAALPEAQRINEALARLLEQSRAGDFVMLYFSGHGTRLRDSTKRYQEPDGLAENFLARDARGTDSSGGSLPGGLRDVDFDRWIRAFLGKNVFVWSVFDTCSAASMTRSAAQPVEDVGPADDEVRFRGVRAGQLAASGQPALAQPAAPPPPEPAGVPRARYVAFFASESHQVTPELRLPRKARNARNAQPQGLLTWAVAEALQQKPATWRDLFNGVLDLYPPVIEELESRFPARELPSPVAEGNLDLPIFSNAAAPLSTRPVWRAERAGGSLTLKVGLLDGLEPGQEVRIVATLADGLQRTAQGRLVQADLGSARLAVPAALGELAQATSWSVTPVAEPASAALRVRSDSALPGGISLDYPASIRAAADAQADVRWVDLGAAGGRLEVLSPALAAAAQAGAAPAGAVVRDAAEARVRLQALAQLKWMSRLAELAKEGRLDGFDAVLEVRDESRVLRSAEVRDTAGGTLVLRQGERAELIVRNGSGHSIDLVVVGIDAQGILRAVYPEDLGEANRFERGTREAPASKRFALPWLKPGRAARLLVLATPAQARSAPRLFGAGMAETATNAGANTAELRVRGQLTPERDRQVYGAILRWTNAATP; translated from the coding sequence ATGACCATTGCGGCGCGCCTGATGCTGTTGCTGGTGTTGTTTGCCACGGGCGGCAACGCGGCGGCAGTGCAGCGCGCGCTGCTCGTGGGGGTGTCGGAACTGGTGAACCAGCCGCAGGTCCTGTGGCTGCAGGCGCCGCGCAACGATGTGATGCTGATGCGCCAGACCCTGATGAAGCAAGGCTTTGCGCCGGCCGACATCACGATGCTGGCCGACGGCGTGGCAGGCGCTGCGCTGCCCGAGGCGCAGCGCATCAACGAAGCCTTGGCCAGGCTGCTCGAACAGTCGCGCGCGGGCGACTTCGTGATGCTCTATTTTTCGGGCCACGGCACGCGGCTGCGCGACAGCACCAAGCGTTACCAGGAGCCGGACGGCCTGGCGGAAAACTTTCTGGCGCGCGACGCCCGCGGCACCGATTCATCCGGCGGCAGCTTGCCGGGCGGCTTGCGCGATGTCGACTTCGACCGCTGGATACGCGCTTTCCTGGGCAAGAACGTGTTCGTCTGGTCGGTGTTCGACACCTGCTCCGCCGCATCGATGACGCGCAGCGCCGCACAGCCGGTGGAAGACGTCGGCCCCGCGGACGACGAAGTGCGCTTTCGCGGCGTACGCGCCGGCCAGCTGGCCGCAAGCGGGCAGCCCGCGCTGGCACAGCCAGCGGCACCACCGCCGCCCGAGCCCGCCGGCGTGCCCCGTGCGCGCTATGTGGCTTTCTTCGCATCGGAGAGCCACCAGGTCACGCCCGAGCTGCGCCTGCCGCGCAAGGCGCGCAATGCGCGCAATGCGCAGCCCCAGGGCCTGCTCACCTGGGCCGTGGCCGAGGCCCTGCAACAGAAGCCCGCAACCTGGCGCGATCTTTTCAACGGCGTGCTCGACCTGTATCCGCCGGTGATCGAAGAGCTCGAATCGCGCTTTCCCGCGCGCGAGCTGCCGTCGCCAGTGGCCGAGGGCAACCTCGACCTGCCGATCTTCTCCAACGCCGCAGCGCCCCTGTCGACCCGACCGGTGTGGCGTGCCGAACGCGCGGGCGGCAGCCTCACGCTGAAGGTGGGCCTGCTCGATGGACTGGAGCCAGGGCAAGAGGTTCGCATCGTTGCCACGCTGGCTGACGGCCTCCAGCGCACGGCGCAGGGCAGGCTGGTGCAGGCCGACCTCGGCAGTGCGCGGCTGGCTGTTCCCGCCGCGCTGGGCGAGTTGGCGCAGGCCACCTCATGGAGCGTGACGCCGGTGGCGGAGCCGGCCTCTGCGGCGTTGCGGGTGCGCAGCGATTCCGCGCTGCCCGGCGGTATCAGCCTCGACTACCCCGCATCCATTCGCGCCGCGGCCGATGCGCAGGCCGATGTGCGCTGGGTCGATCTGGGCGCGGCGGGCGGGCGGCTCGAAGTGCTGTCTCCCGCGCTCGCAGCCGCTGCGCAAGCGGGTGCGGCGCCGGCCGGCGCCGTGGTGCGCGATGCGGCGGAGGCCCGTGTGCGGCTGCAGGCGCTGGCGCAACTCAAGTGGATGTCGCGCCTTGCCGAGCTGGCAAAGGAGGGGCGGCTCGACGGATTCGACGCGGTGCTCGAAGTGCGCGACGAGAGCCGCGTGCTGCGCAGCGCGGAGGTACGCGACACCGCAGGCGGCACCTTGGTGCTCAGGCAGGGTGAGCGCGCCGAGCTCATCGTGCGCAACGGCAGCGGCCACTCGATCGACCTTGTGGTGGTGGGCATCGATGCGCAGGGGATCTTGCGGGCCGTCTATCCCGAAGACCTTGGCGAGGCCAATCGCTTCGAGCGCGGCACGCGCGAGGCGCCTGCCTCCAAGCGCTTTGCGCTGCCCTGGCTCAAGCCCGGCCGTGCCGCCAGGCTGCTGGTGCTGGCCACGCCGGCGCAGGCCCGCAGCGCGCCCCGGCTGTTTGGCGCCGGCATGGCCGAAACCGCGACAAACGCCGGGGCAAACACCGCGGAGTTGCGCGTGCGCGGGCAGCTCACGCCCGAGCGCGACCGCCAGGTGTACGGCGCCATCCTGCGCTGGACGAACGCGGCCACGCCCTGA
- the tssF gene encoding type VI secretion system baseplate subunit TssF, translated as MDPRLLSLYEQELRYFRESSSEFARAFPKIAHRLGIEGQEVADPYVERLIEATAFLSARVGLKLDAEYPRFTGHLLDIVYPHFLAPTPAMAVVSVVPDADDAKLATGPTLARGSGLRARQAVGQNTHCEFRTAATLRVWPVEILRAQYFTYAPDLPLNAHPQSRAIRGGLRISLRATAGLNFSQIAMDELLLHFSGAEDVAWQLHECALGQPVGVLVRPMAAGGAMQGAMKTLPGSAIKAVGFEEDEALLPVTATGFSGFRLLQEYFAFPQRFQFARIGGLQPLLADMAVTEVEVVLLFSRGDAALEKLVSADNVQLHCVPVVNLFSKRLDRVPVSEGVSQFHLVPDRTRPQDFEVHTVTEVTGHGAPGGAEAATEQSFRPFYSAFHGSRHAHPAYYTTTREPRMLSVRQRTEGHRSSHIGSEVYMQIVDPQQAPYSTALRQLAVTALCTNRDLPLLMPLGRDNDFDCIDSFPAQRVRMVRGPSRPVSPVVSQGLGWRVVDHLALNYLSISDSTPEQGAAALRETLMLYAVHADEMRQGQVRGLLSVKSKPVARRLPLPGPIAFGRGLEVTLEVDKDAFHGHSAFLFGAVMAHYLARHVEVNHFVEAVLRISGKGEIMRWRPLCGTRQIL; from the coding sequence ATGGACCCCAGGTTGCTGAGCCTGTATGAACAGGAACTGCGCTACTTTCGCGAGAGCTCGTCGGAGTTTGCGCGCGCCTTTCCGAAGATTGCGCACCGCCTGGGCATCGAAGGCCAGGAAGTTGCAGACCCGTACGTCGAGCGGCTGATCGAGGCCACCGCATTCCTTTCGGCACGCGTGGGGCTCAAGCTCGATGCCGAGTACCCGCGCTTCACCGGCCACCTGCTCGACATCGTCTACCCGCACTTCCTGGCGCCCACGCCGGCCATGGCGGTTGTGTCGGTGGTGCCCGACGCCGACGACGCCAAGCTTGCAACGGGCCCGACGCTTGCGCGCGGCAGCGGGCTGCGTGCACGGCAGGCGGTGGGGCAGAACACGCATTGCGAATTTCGAACGGCGGCCACGCTGCGCGTCTGGCCCGTTGAAATCCTTCGGGCCCAATACTTCACCTACGCGCCGGACTTGCCGCTCAATGCGCATCCGCAATCGCGCGCGATCCGCGGCGGCCTGCGCATTTCGCTGCGCGCGACGGCCGGATTGAACTTCAGCCAGATTGCCATGGACGAACTGCTGCTGCACTTCAGCGGCGCCGAAGACGTTGCATGGCAGTTGCACGAATGTGCGCTCGGCCAGCCGGTGGGTGTGCTGGTGCGGCCGATGGCGGCCGGCGGCGCAATGCAGGGTGCGATGAAGACGCTGCCCGGCAGCGCGATCAAGGCGGTGGGCTTCGAAGAAGACGAAGCGTTGCTGCCGGTCACGGCCACGGGCTTCTCGGGCTTCAGGCTGCTGCAGGAATACTTTGCGTTTCCGCAGCGCTTCCAGTTCGCGCGCATCGGCGGCCTGCAGCCGCTGCTCGCGGACATGGCCGTGACGGAGGTCGAGGTTGTGCTGCTGTTCTCGCGAGGCGATGCCGCGCTCGAAAAGCTGGTGAGCGCGGACAACGTGCAGCTGCACTGCGTGCCCGTGGTCAACCTCTTCAGCAAGCGGCTCGATCGCGTGCCGGTGTCGGAGGGCGTGAGCCAGTTCCACCTGGTACCCGACCGCACGCGCCCGCAAGACTTTGAAGTGCACACCGTGACCGAAGTCACCGGCCACGGCGCACCCGGCGGCGCAGAGGCCGCCACCGAGCAGTCGTTTCGGCCGTTCTACTCGGCGTTTCATGGCAGCCGCCACGCGCACCCGGCCTACTACACGACCACGCGCGAGCCGCGCATGCTCTCGGTGCGGCAGCGCACCGAAGGGCACCGCAGCAGCCACATCGGTTCCGAGGTCTACATGCAGATCGTCGATCCGCAGCAGGCGCCGTATTCGACCGCGCTGCGCCAGCTGGCGGTGACGGCGCTGTGCACCAACCGCGACCTGCCGCTGTTGATGCCGCTGGGCCGCGACAACGACTTCGATTGCATCGACTCCTTTCCGGCGCAGCGCGTTCGCATGGTGCGCGGGCCTTCGCGCCCGGTGTCGCCGGTGGTGAGCCAGGGGCTCGGCTGGCGCGTGGTGGACCACCTGGCGCTCAACTACCTGTCGATCTCGGACAGCACACCCGAGCAGGGCGCCGCCGCATTGCGCGAAACCCTGATGCTCTACGCCGTGCATGCGGACGAAATGCGCCAAGGCCAGGTGCGCGGCCTGCTGTCGGTCAAGAGCAAGCCGGTGGCGCGCAGGTTGCCGCTTCCGGGACCCATCGCTTTCGGGCGCGGGCTCGAAGTAACGCTCGAGGTCGACAAGGACGCGTTCCACGGCCACAGCGCTTTTCTTTTTGGCGCGGTCATGGCGCACTACCTGGCGCGCCATGTAGAGGTGAACCACTTCGTCGAGGCCGTGCTCCGCATTTCGGGCAAGGGCGAAATCATGCGCTGGAGGCCGCTGTGCGGAACACGCCAGATTCTGTAG
- the tssH gene encoding type VI secretion system ATPase TssH gives MSEISRTALFGKLNSLAYKAIEGATVFCKMRGNPYVELEHWFAQLLQAQDSDLHRVIQHYGLDVSVIAKDMTAALDRLPRGATAISDFSPHIENAIERAWTYATLQFGEAQVRTGYILVGMLKTQSLRNPLFGLSKQFEKIKVEDLADNFVKICDPSPESQMRAQDGTGMGSGAPGEDSGAMAPAAMGKGDALKKFAVDLTEKAKKGEMDPVTGRDEEIRQIVDILMRRRQNNPLLTGEAGVGKTAVVEGFAQRLARGDVPPQLKDVKLLTLDIGLLQAGASMKGEFEQRLRQVIDEVQSSPTPIILFIDEIHTLVGAGGAAGTGDAANLLKPALARGNLRTIGATTWAEYKKYIEKDPALTRRFQVVQVPEPDEVKAILMLRGVASVLEKHHRVQLLDEAIEAAVKLSHRYIPARQLPDKAVSLLDTACARVAVSQHATPPEVEDCMRRIEGLTVEQEIIGREEAIGIDVTKRAAQVTALLAESKVQLDALNARWQEEKGLVDRLLELRSKLRAGNKPVDAVPADGEANAAVPPPQPSPGGGGSGDRAALLEELHALQAKIHAVQGESPLILPSVDEQAVASVVADWTGIPVGRMVKNEVEAVLKLADTLNQRVIGQKHGLEMIARRIQTSRARLDNPQKPIGVFMLCGTSGVGKTETALALAEALYGGEQNIITINMSEFQEAHTVSTLKGAPPGYVGYGEGGILTEAVRRRPYSVVLLDEVEKAHPDVHEIFFQVFDKGWMEDGEGRMIDFKNTIILLTTNAGSELVMSMCRDPELLPDSNALADALKAPLMKVFPPALLGRIVTIPYYPLSPDMMKKIVRLQLGRIKKRVETNHGVPFEYSEAVVEQVVARCQDPESGGRVIDAILTNTVLPTISVEYLQRLASGGEIRRVALDVKDADFTYAFD, from the coding sequence ATGAGTGAAATCAGCCGCACCGCCCTTTTCGGCAAGCTCAACTCGCTGGCCTACAAAGCCATCGAGGGCGCCACCGTGTTCTGCAAGATGCGCGGCAATCCCTATGTGGAACTGGAGCACTGGTTTGCGCAGCTGCTGCAGGCGCAAGACTCCGACCTGCACCGCGTGATCCAGCACTACGGGCTCGACGTGTCGGTGATTGCGAAGGACATGACGGCCGCGCTCGACCGCCTGCCGCGCGGCGCCACCGCCATCAGCGACTTTTCGCCGCACATCGAAAACGCCATCGAGCGCGCCTGGACTTACGCCACGCTGCAGTTCGGCGAGGCGCAGGTGCGCACCGGCTACATCCTGGTGGGCATGCTCAAGACGCAGAGCCTGCGCAACCCGCTCTTCGGTTTGTCGAAGCAGTTCGAGAAGATCAAGGTCGAAGACCTGGCCGACAACTTCGTGAAGATCTGCGACCCTTCGCCCGAATCGCAGATGCGCGCGCAGGACGGAACCGGCATGGGCAGCGGCGCGCCGGGCGAAGACTCCGGCGCCATGGCCCCGGCGGCCATGGGCAAGGGCGATGCGCTGAAGAAATTTGCCGTCGACCTGACCGAGAAAGCCAAGAAGGGCGAGATGGACCCGGTGACCGGGCGCGACGAAGAGATCCGCCAGATCGTCGACATCCTGATGCGGCGCCGCCAGAACAACCCGCTGCTCACCGGCGAGGCCGGCGTCGGCAAGACGGCCGTGGTCGAGGGTTTTGCGCAGCGCCTTGCGCGCGGCGACGTGCCGCCGCAGCTGAAAGACGTGAAGCTGCTCACGCTCGACATCGGCCTGCTGCAGGCCGGCGCCAGCATGAAGGGCGAATTCGAGCAGCGCCTGCGCCAGGTGATCGACGAAGTGCAGAGCTCGCCGACGCCCATCATTCTTTTCATCGACGAGATCCACACGCTGGTGGGCGCCGGCGGCGCGGCCGGCACGGGCGACGCGGCCAACCTGCTGAAGCCTGCGTTGGCGCGCGGCAACTTGCGCACGATTGGCGCGACCACCTGGGCCGAGTACAAGAAATACATCGAGAAAGACCCGGCCCTTACGCGGCGCTTCCAGGTGGTGCAGGTGCCCGAGCCCGACGAGGTGAAGGCCATCCTCATGCTGCGCGGCGTGGCCAGCGTGCTCGAAAAGCATCACCGCGTGCAGCTGCTCGACGAGGCCATCGAGGCCGCCGTGAAGCTGTCGCACCGCTACATTCCCGCACGCCAGCTGCCAGACAAGGCCGTGAGCCTGCTGGACACCGCCTGCGCCCGCGTGGCCGTGTCGCAGCACGCCACGCCGCCTGAAGTGGAAGATTGCATGCGCCGCATCGAAGGGCTCACGGTCGAGCAGGAGATCATCGGCCGCGAGGAGGCGATCGGCATCGACGTGACCAAGCGCGCGGCGCAGGTCACGGCGCTGCTGGCCGAATCGAAGGTGCAGCTCGATGCGCTGAATGCGCGCTGGCAGGAAGAAAAAGGGTTGGTCGACCGGCTGCTGGAATTGCGCAGCAAATTGCGGGCGGGGAACAAGCCGGTGGATGCGGTACCTGCAGACGGCGAGGCCAACGCCGCTGTGCCCCCACCCCAGCCCTCCCCCGGCGGGGGAGGGAGCGGAGACCGGGCTGCGCTGCTTGAAGAGCTGCATGCGCTACAGGCGAAGATCCATGCGGTGCAGGGCGAGTCGCCGCTGATTCTTCCTTCGGTCGACGAGCAGGCCGTGGCCTCGGTGGTGGCGGACTGGACCGGCATTCCCGTCGGCCGCATGGTCAAGAACGAAGTCGAGGCGGTGCTCAAGCTTGCGGACACGCTCAACCAGCGCGTCATCGGCCAGAAGCACGGCCTGGAAATGATTGCACGCCGCATCCAGACATCGCGCGCGCGGCTCGACAACCCGCAGAAACCCATCGGCGTCTTCATGCTGTGCGGCACCTCGGGCGTGGGCAAGACCGAGACCGCGCTGGCACTGGCCGAGGCGCTCTACGGCGGCGAGCAGAACATCATCACCATCAACATGAGCGAGTTCCAGGAGGCGCACACCGTCTCCACGCTCAAGGGCGCACCGCCCGGCTACGTGGGCTACGGCGAAGGCGGCATCCTGACCGAGGCCGTGCGCCGCAGGCCCTACAGCGTGGTGCTGCTCGACGAGGTGGAAAAGGCCCACCCCGACGTGCACGAGATCTTCTTCCAGGTGTTCGACAAGGGCTGGATGGAAGACGGCGAGGGCCGCATGATCGATTTCAAGAACACGATCATCCTGCTCACCACCAATGCCGGCAGCGAGCTGGTGATGAGCATGTGCCGCGACCCCGAGCTGCTGCCCGATTCCAACGCGCTGGCCGATGCGCTCAAGGCGCCGCTCATGAAGGTGTTTCCGCCCGCGCTGCTGGGCCGCATCGTCACTATTCCCTACTACCCGCTGTCGCCGGACATGATGAAGAAGATCGTGCGGCTGCAGCTGGGCCGCATCAAGAAGCGCGTCGAGACCAACCACGGCGTGCCCTTCGAGTACAGCGAGGCGGTGGTCGAGCAGGTGGTTGCACGCTGCCAGGACCCGGAGTCCGGCGGCCGGGTGATCGACGCGATCCTGACCAACACCGTGCTGCCGACGATCTCGGTCGAGTACCTGCAACGCCTGGCCTCGGGCGGCGAGATCCGCCGCGTGGCGCTGGACGTGAAGGACGCCGATTTCACCTACGCCTTCGACTAG
- a CDS encoding type VI secretion system accessory protein TagJ has product MTASELLKAADPAAALKALSDEVRAKPSDSKHRVFMAQLLCVLGQWERALNQLTVAAELDALAVPMKQVYGEAVRCEGLRAEVFAGKRTPMVFGQPDEWLALLIESLLRQGSGDHAMAEDLRQRAFDAAPAIGGTIDGAPFEWLADADMRLGPVLEAFVNGKYYWIPYARLAHIKIEPPEDLRDCVWMPAHLEFENGGETLALIPTRYEGSEKSEDGELQLARKTEWRELRPEVWVGTGQRVLGSDAGEYALMDVREILFTPSAATATAEAATPSEDGADG; this is encoded by the coding sequence ATGACCGCATCCGAACTGCTGAAGGCTGCCGATCCGGCCGCCGCCCTCAAGGCGTTGAGCGACGAAGTGCGCGCGAAGCCGTCCGACAGCAAGCACCGCGTCTTCATGGCGCAGCTGCTCTGCGTGCTTGGGCAGTGGGAGCGCGCACTCAACCAGCTCACCGTGGCCGCCGAACTCGACGCGCTGGCAGTGCCCATGAAGCAGGTGTACGGCGAAGCCGTGCGCTGCGAAGGCCTGCGCGCCGAAGTGTTTGCGGGCAAGCGAACGCCCATGGTGTTCGGCCAGCCCGACGAATGGCTTGCGCTGCTCATCGAATCGCTGCTGCGCCAGGGGAGCGGCGACCACGCCATGGCCGAAGACCTGCGCCAGCGCGCCTTCGATGCGGCACCCGCCATCGGCGGCACCATCGACGGTGCGCCCTTCGAATGGCTGGCCGATGCCGACATGCGCCTGGGGCCGGTGCTCGAGGCCTTCGTCAATGGCAAGTACTACTGGATTCCCTATGCCCGGCTTGCCCACATCAAGATCGAGCCGCCCGAAGACCTGCGCGATTGCGTGTGGATGCCCGCGCACCTCGAATTCGAGAACGGCGGCGAGACGCTCGCGCTGATTCCCACGCGCTACGAAGGCAGCGAGAAAAGCGAGGACGGCGAACTGCAGCTTGCGCGCAAGACCGAATGGCGCGAGCTGCGGCCCGAGGTGTGGGTGGGCACCGGCCAGCGCGTGCTGGGCAGCGACGCCGGCGAGTACGCGCTGATGGATGTGCGAGAAATCCTGTTCACGCCTTCCGCCGCAACGGCCACTGCGGAGGCCGCCACGCCGTCGGAGGACGGGGCCGATGGCTGA
- the tssE gene encoding type VI secretion system baseplate subunit TssE, with product MAELTAQERLQPSLLDRLVDHAPNEKRESDDKRTLTKQALRQAVLRDLGWLFNATGYGLEMDDKRYPNAARSVINYGLPMLSGQYTSSVQRVSMEQALKNAILQFEPRILSRTLEVELVMEGSALDSHNSIGLQIRGMLWAQPVPLEFLMRSRVDLEEGRIEIVDMAQSQR from the coding sequence ATGGCTGAACTCACCGCGCAGGAGCGGCTGCAGCCTTCGCTGCTCGACCGCCTCGTCGATCACGCGCCCAACGAAAAGCGCGAGAGCGACGACAAGCGCACGCTCACCAAGCAGGCGCTGCGCCAGGCCGTGCTGCGCGACCTTGGCTGGCTCTTCAACGCCACCGGCTACGGCCTCGAGATGGACGACAAGCGCTATCCCAACGCGGCGCGTTCCGTCATCAATTACGGATTGCCTATGCTGTCTGGCCAGTACACCTCGTCGGTGCAGCGTGTCAGCATGGAGCAGGCTCTGAAGAACGCAATCCTGCAGTTCGAGCCACGCATCTTGTCCCGCACTCTCGAAGTTGAACTCGTCATGGAAGGCTCGGCATTGGACTCCCACAACAGCATCGGTCTGCAGATTCGCGGCATGCTGTGGGCGCAGCCCGTGCCGCTCGAGTTCCTGATGCGCAGCCGCGTCGATCTGGAAGAAGGCCGCATAGAGATCGTGGACATGGCGCAATCCCAGAGGTAA